A DNA window from Sphingomonas changnyeongensis contains the following coding sequences:
- a CDS encoding dihydrolipoamide acetyltransferase family protein, translating to MALYTFRLPDIGEGIAEAEIVAWHVKVGDRVEEDGKLADLMTDKATVEMESPVAGIVREIAGAEGDVIAIGSALAVIEVEGDVAEDDGEAAASPAPAPAPAPEPVAAPAPSPVAAPVAAPAPAPAPAPVAAPAPAPAAAHGPILASPAVRARAADLGIDLAAVRPAQDGRIRHADLDAYLGYHAGQGYGRPGAARADEQVRVIGMRRRIAENMAASKRHIPHFTYVDEIDVTALEDLRADLNANRGDRPKLTMLPLLIVAICRTLPDFPMLNARYDDEAGIVTRSGAVHLGMATQTDAGLMVPVIRDAQDRNVWQLAREIARLADAARTGKATSAELSGSTITVTSLGPLGGIATTPVINRPEVAIIGPNKIVERPVFRPNGRGGEDIVRAKLMNLSISCDHRVVDGWDAASYVQALKKLIETPVLLFAD from the coding sequence ATGGCTCTCTACACCTTCCGCCTTCCCGATATCGGCGAAGGCATTGCCGAGGCCGAGATCGTCGCCTGGCACGTGAAAGTGGGCGACCGCGTCGAGGAGGACGGCAAGCTTGCCGATCTGATGACCGACAAGGCGACCGTCGAGATGGAATCGCCGGTCGCCGGCATCGTCCGCGAGATTGCGGGGGCCGAAGGCGATGTGATCGCGATCGGCTCCGCGCTCGCGGTGATCGAGGTCGAGGGCGATGTTGCCGAGGATGATGGGGAGGCGGCGGCCAGCCCCGCGCCGGCACCCGCACCGGCTCCCGAGCCTGTCGCCGCTCCGGCCCCATCCCCGGTTGCTGCCCCGGTCGCTGCCCCGGCACCCGCTCCCGCACCGGCCCCGGTCGCCGCCCCGGCGCCTGCGCCTGCTGCCGCGCACGGCCCGATCCTCGCTTCGCCGGCGGTGCGCGCGCGCGCGGCCGATCTGGGGATCGATCTGGCCGCCGTGCGCCCGGCGCAGGACGGGCGCATCCGCCATGCCGACCTCGATGCGTATCTCGGCTATCATGCCGGCCAGGGCTATGGCCGGCCGGGCGCGGCGCGCGCCGATGAACAGGTGCGCGTGATCGGCATGCGCCGCCGCATCGCCGAGAACATGGCGGCGTCGAAGCGCCACATCCCGCATTTCACCTATGTCGATGAAATCGATGTCACCGCGCTTGAGGATCTGCGCGCTGATTTGAACGCCAATCGCGGCGACCGGCCCAAGCTGACCATGCTGCCGCTGCTGATCGTCGCGATCTGCCGCACGCTGCCTGATTTTCCGATGCTCAACGCCCGTTATGATGACGAGGCGGGGATCGTCACCCGCTCGGGCGCCGTGCATCTGGGCATGGCGACGCAGACCGATGCCGGGCTGATGGTGCCGGTGATCCGCGACGCGCAGGACAGGAATGTCTGGCAGCTGGCGCGCGAGATCGCCCGGCTGGCCGATGCCGCGCGCACCGGCAAGGCGACGTCGGCCGAACTGTCGGGATCGACCATCACCGTCACCTCGCTCGGCCCGCTGGGCGGGATCGCGACGACCCCGGTCATCAACCGGCCCGAGGTTGCGATCATCGGCCCGAACAAGATCGTCGAGCGACCGGTGTTCCGCCCCAATGGCCGGGGCGGGGAGGACATTGTCCGCGCCAAGCTGATGAACCTGTCGATCAGCTGCGACCACCGGGTCGTCGATGGCTGGGACGCGGCCAGCTATGTCCAGGCGCTCAAGAAGCTGATCGAGACGCCGGTGCTGCTGTTCGCCGACTAG
- a CDS encoding OmpW/AlkL family protein, which yields MIRTLTFALLAAAAAQPAMAEAGDFQVRLRGILVAPNEKSGDVLPAFPGEKVSVDNSFMPEIDFTYFVSDHVSLELIAATTKHTASGRTGTTGSIGALASTWVLPPTLTVQYRPIAKGKVRPYVGAGVNYTLFYSEDASAGLERAVGATRVNLKSSLGWAAQAGVDIDLNDKIFLNLDVKYIDIDTTARLATTAIGTQRVRLNLDPFVFGAGLGFRF from the coding sequence ATGATCCGCACATTGACGTTCGCACTGCTCGCTGCCGCCGCGGCCCAGCCGGCCATGGCCGAGGCCGGGGATTTCCAGGTCCGACTGCGCGGCATTCTGGTCGCGCCCAATGAGAAATCGGGCGATGTGCTGCCCGCCTTTCCGGGCGAAAAGGTGAGCGTCGACAACAGCTTCATGCCCGAAATCGACTTTACCTATTTCGTGTCCGATCATGTCTCGCTCGAACTGATCGCGGCGACGACCAAGCACACCGCATCGGGCCGCACCGGCACCACCGGGTCGATCGGTGCGCTCGCCTCGACCTGGGTGCTGCCGCCGACGTTGACCGTCCAGTATCGCCCGATCGCCAAGGGCAAGGTGCGCCCCTATGTCGGCGCGGGCGTCAACTACACGCTGTTCTATTCGGAAGATGCGAGCGCGGGGCTTGAACGTGCGGTCGGCGCGACGCGGGTGAACCTCAAATCCAGCCTTGGCTGGGCGGCGCAGGCCGGTGTCGATATCGACCTCAACGACAAGATTTTCCTCAATCTCGACGTCAAATATATCGATATCGACACGACCGCGCGGCTGGCGACGACGGCGATCGGCACTCAGCGCGTGCGGCTGAACCTTGATCCGTTCGTGTTCGGCGCGGGGCTGGGCTTCCGCTTCTGA
- a CDS encoding putative DNA modification/repair radical SAM protein, translated as MAQLDVRQKLEILADAAKYDASCASSGSARRNSLKAGPRGTKGLGSTEGMGICHAYAPDGRCISLLKILLTNSCIFDCHYCINRKSSNVRRARFTAREVVDLTISFYKRNYIEGLFLSSGIIASSDYTMEQLVEVARSLREDHDFRGYIHLKTIPDADPELVRQAGLYADRLSINVELPTEGGLKRLAPEKSSVRIEGAMADVAGHIAEARDARRFRHAPRMAPGGQSTQMIIGADSATDGDVIRRASGLYRRHGLRRVYYSAFSPIPDASAVLPLRRPPLMREHRLYQSDWLMRFYGFAPDEMVDAADASGMLPLDIDPKLAWALKHRASFPVDVNRAPRELLLRVPGLGVKAVGAILSARRWRRLRLDDIGRLTVSVARVRPFLVTEDWRPTTLVDRTDLRQLITSKNNQLELF; from the coding sequence ATGGCCCAGCTCGATGTTCGCCAAAAGCTCGAAATCCTTGCCGACGCCGCCAAATATGATGCGTCGTGTGCGTCGTCGGGCAGCGCCCGGCGCAACAGCCTGAAGGCCGGACCGCGCGGCACCAAAGGGTTGGGATCGACCGAGGGCATGGGCATCTGCCACGCCTATGCGCCCGATGGCCGCTGCATCTCGCTGCTCAAGATCCTGCTGACCAACAGCTGCATCTTCGACTGCCATTATTGCATCAACCGCAAAAGCTCGAACGTGCGCCGGGCGCGCTTCACCGCGCGCGAGGTGGTCGATCTCACCATCTCCTTCTACAAGCGCAACTATATCGAGGGGCTGTTCCTGTCCTCGGGCATCATCGCGTCGAGCGACTATACGATGGAACAGCTGGTCGAGGTCGCGCGCAGCCTGCGCGAGGACCATGATTTCCGCGGCTATATCCATCTGAAAACGATCCCCGACGCCGATCCCGAACTGGTCAGGCAGGCGGGGCTGTATGCCGACCGGCTGTCGATCAATGTCGAACTGCCGACCGAGGGCGGGCTGAAGCGGCTCGCGCCCGAAAAATCATCGGTGCGGATCGAAGGCGCGATGGCCGATGTCGCCGGCCATATCGCCGAGGCGCGCGACGCACGCCGGTTCCGCCATGCGCCGCGCATGGCCCCGGGCGGCCAGTCGACGCAGATGATCATCGGCGCCGACAGCGCGACCGATGGCGATGTCATCCGCCGCGCGTCCGGCCTTTACCGCCGCCACGGGCTGCGCCGCGTCTATTATTCGGCGTTCAGCCCGATCCCCGATGCCAGCGCGGTGCTGCCGCTGCGCCGCCCGCCGCTGATGCGCGAGCACCGGCTCTACCAGTCCGACTGGCTGATGCGCTTTTACGGCTTTGCACCCGACGAGATGGTCGATGCCGCCGATGCCAGCGGCATGCTGCCGCTCGACATTGATCCCAAGCTTGCCTGGGCGCTCAAGCACCGTGCCAGCTTTCCGGTCGACGTCAACCGCGCCCCGCGCGAGCTGCTGCTGCGCGTGCCGGGGCTGGGGGTGAAGGCGGTCGGCGCGATCCTGTCCGCCCGGCGCTGGCGGCGGCTGCGGCTTGACGACATTGGCCGGCTGACGGTGTCGGTGGCGCGGGTGCGGCCCTTTCTGGTGACCGAGGACTGGCGGCCGACGACCCTGGTCGACCGGACCGATCTGCGCCAGTTAATCACAAGCAAAAACAATCAGTTGGAGCTTTTTTAA
- a CDS encoding alpha-ketoacid dehydrogenase subunit beta, whose translation MNMIQAINSAMDVMMERDDHVVVMGEDVGYFGGVFRATAGLQKKYGKTRAFDTPITEIGIIGVAIGMGAYGLRPVPEIQFADYIYPALDQLVSEAARLRYRSNGDFTAPITVRSPYGGGIFGGQTHSQSPEGIFTHVSGIKTVIPSTPYDAKGLLIAAIEDNDPVLFLEPKRIYNGPFDGRYDRPAKNWTAHPASEVPEGYYRVELGKAATVRAGEAVTILCYGTMVHVVASTIEELGIDAEIIDLRTLVPLDIEAIETSVKKTGRCMIVHEATRTSGFGAELSALVQERCFYHLEAPIERVTGFDTPYPHSLEWAYFPGPVRLREALKKIMKD comes from the coding sequence ATGAACATGATCCAGGCGATCAACTCCGCCATGGATGTGATGATGGAACGCGACGACCATGTCGTCGTGATGGGCGAGGATGTCGGCTATTTCGGCGGCGTGTTCCGCGCGACCGCGGGGCTGCAGAAGAAATATGGCAAGACCCGCGCGTTCGACACGCCGATCACCGAAATCGGGATCATCGGCGTGGCGATCGGCATGGGTGCCTATGGCCTGCGGCCGGTGCCCGAAATCCAGTTTGCCGATTACATCTATCCCGCGCTCGACCAGCTGGTGTCCGAAGCGGCGCGGCTGCGTTACCGCTCGAACGGCGATTTCACCGCGCCGATCACCGTGCGCTCGCCCTATGGCGGCGGCATTTTCGGCGGCCAGACGCACAGCCAGTCGCCCGAGGGGATCTTCACGCACGTGTCAGGCATCAAGACGGTGATCCCGTCGACCCCCTATGACGCCAAGGGGCTGCTGATCGCCGCGATCGAGGACAATGATCCGGTGCTCTTCCTTGAGCCCAAGCGCATCTATAACGGCCCGTTCGACGGCCGTTACGACCGCCCGGCCAAGAACTGGACCGCGCATCCGGCAAGCGAGGTGCCCGAGGGCTATTACCGCGTCGAACTGGGCAAGGCCGCGACCGTGCGCGCCGGCGAGGCGGTGACGATCCTGTGCTACGGCACGATGGTGCATGTCGTGGCCAGCACGATCGAGGAACTGGGCATCGATGCCGAGATCATCGATCTGCGCACGCTGGTGCCGCTCGACATCGAGGCGATCGAGACGTCGGTCAAGAAGACCGGCCGCTGCATGATCGTGCACGAGGCGACGCGCACCTCCGGCTTCGGGGCCGAGCTGTCGGCGCTGGTGCAGGAGCGCTGCTTCTATCATCTGGAAGCGCCGATCGAGCGCGTGACCGGCTTCGACACGCCTTACCCCCACAGCCTTGAATGGGCCTATTTCCCCGGCCCGGTGCGCCTGCGCGAGGCGCTGAAGAAGATCATGAAGGACTGA